Proteins from a genomic interval of Haloplasma contractile SSD-17B:
- a CDS encoding DUF5011 domain-containing protein: MKQKLIISLLFLAVVLVGCNNTEVDTTDTNTTEASEEITDAIFKGVEDVTITVDSTFDSMNGITAEDYDGTDLTDSVTIEGTVDTATAGDYDLTYKVTGASNNEVTTTRTVIVETSTPVITVVPETIEIYAGDDLDLFIGVTVSGYNSNMQASIKDNGGFDKNTPGTYTITYEATDSTGNSATATRNVIVNEAIVNYVLEVQYEYDSNWGSKTLPISGENIVRADADYDLGDPTQVTLVINESDSDITVTTSDIYGEAAIIDAHGKVIEGRDGANGKLVNKDYPSRTQNAGPLDANAYGVDMVVPAGGFVIVAPNEGGSFDEDGRSFIVKNVIFEYGNVVSIYADDDSEILTNYVDRAPTFNYFKPLEVVEGTTADQVDVLEGLVITDDNGTFDPSDDIDIPLTDAVVRADANYDPNTLADYTWSIAVVDSEGNTRAVTRTVTVIPSTPDAPTIEINGNRVNFNPNDLNTDLLEPTPWNTDGVVIYDSNYTGNLSDVIVKWSVVTVVDGNGTIIETRDAYGNEFNETNTDIDNPGTADGWDAQDMLEGLTVPDGGYVVVFLNGSDARQFGLDNARVYGREVTFYYLYPTIVVNNTIREVDYVNPDVINNDGITAFTSEYTGDLSSLSLAWSILAILDENGDVILSRDWSNQYDANNPNGTPAEGWSGGDMLAGIEIPENGVLLVFPNDGANGPDSPRTFGKDHLLGYGIDAEIFSLNYYSSVTASGETIKAVVNPATPVTGAMIFTSEYGATIDFSLGWGVLVVVGEDGKVDLVRDALNAKQIDELHPDATNALTDITWTSGDYTNGVEIPANGYVLVFNGTDARAYGSGLRTYDLVVDINIVK, translated from the coding sequence ATGAAACAAAAGTTAATTATTAGTTTATTATTTTTAGCTGTAGTTTTAGTAGGTTGTAACAACACAGAAGTAGATACAACCGATACTAATACAACAGAAGCATCTGAAGAAATAACGGATGCTATATTTAAAGGGGTAGAAGATGTTACCATTACTGTAGATTCTACTTTCGATTCTATGAATGGCATTACGGCGGAAGATTATGATGGAACTGATTTAACGGATTCTGTAACAATAGAAGGAACTGTTGATACAGCTACTGCTGGTGATTATGACTTAACATACAAAGTTACTGGAGCGAGTAACAATGAAGTAACAACTACTCGTACTGTTATCGTTGAGACTAGTACACCGGTTATTACAGTAGTACCTGAAACAATTGAGATTTATGCAGGTGATGATCTAGATTTATTTATAGGGGTTACAGTATCTGGATATAACAGTAATATGCAAGCTAGCATTAAAGATAATGGTGGATTTGATAAGAATACACCAGGTACATACACAATTACATATGAGGCGACTGATTCAACTGGAAATTCAGCTACAGCTACTCGTAATGTGATTGTTAATGAAGCAATTGTTAATTATGTACTAGAAGTGCAATACGAATATGATAGTAACTGGGGTTCTAAAACATTACCAATCAGCGGTGAAAATATAGTAAGAGCAGATGCTGATTATGATTTAGGAGATCCTACTCAAGTTACTTTAGTTATTAATGAATCAGATTCAGACATTACAGTAACAACTTCAGATATCTATGGTGAGGCAGCAATTATTGATGCACATGGTAAAGTAATTGAAGGTCGTGATGGAGCTAATGGTAAATTAGTTAATAAAGATTACCCTTCTCGTACACAAAATGCCGGTCCATTAGACGCAAATGCCTATGGTGTTGATATGGTAGTTCCTGCAGGTGGATTCGTAATTGTTGCTCCTAATGAAGGTGGAAGTTTTGATGAAGATGGACGTTCATTTATTGTTAAAAATGTAATCTTTGAATATGGTAATGTTGTTTCGATTTATGCTGATGATGATAGCGAAATTTTAACAAACTATGTAGATCGTGCACCAACATTTAACTATTTTAAACCATTAGAAGTTGTAGAAGGAACTACTGCTGATCAAGTCGATGTTTTAGAAGGACTTGTAATCACTGATGATAACGGAACATTTGATCCAAGTGATGACATTGATATACCGCTAACTGATGCAGTGGTAAGAGCTGATGCAAACTATGATCCGAATACATTAGCTGACTATACATGGAGTATTGCGGTAGTTGATTCAGAAGGAAATACGCGTGCAGTTACAAGAACTGTTACAGTTATTCCGTCAACTCCTGATGCACCAACAATTGAAATTAATGGAAACAGAGTTAACTTCAATCCGAATGATTTAAATACAGACTTACTAGAACCAACTCCTTGGAATACAGATGGTGTTGTTATTTATGACTCTAACTATACAGGTAATTTATCAGATGTAATCGTTAAATGGAGTGTAGTTACTGTTGTTGACGGGAATGGTACAATTATTGAAACTCGTGACGCATACGGTAATGAATTCAATGAAACAAATACTGATATTGATAATCCTGGAACTGCAGATGGATGGGACGCTCAAGATATGCTTGAAGGATTAACAGTCCCAGACGGTGGATATGTTGTAGTTTTCCTTAACGGATCTGATGCAAGACAATTTGGTTTAGATAATGCAAGAGTGTATGGAAGAGAAGTAACCTTCTATTATCTATATCCAACAATCGTAGTTAACAATACAATCAGAGAAGTTGACTATGTAAATCCAGATGTAATTAATAATGATGGAATCACTGCATTTACATCAGAATATACTGGTGATTTATCATCATTATCACTTGCTTGGAGTATTTTAGCAATATTAGATGAAAACGGGGACGTAATTCTTTCAAGAGACTGGTCAAATCAATATGATGCAAACAATCCAAATGGAACCCCTGCAGAAGGATGGTCTGGTGGAGACATGCTAGCAGGAATCGAAATACCTGAAAATGGTGTATTACTAGTATTCCCTAACGACGGAGCAAACGGACCTGATTCTCCAAGAACTTTCGGTAAAGATCATTTACTTGGTTATGGAATCGATGCAGAAATTTTCTCACTAAATTACTACTCTTCTGTGACTGCAAGTGGTGAAACAATTAAAGCTGTTGTGAATCCAGCTACACCAGTAACAGGTGCAATGATTTTCACTTCAGAATATGGAGCAACAATAGACTTCTCATTAGGATGGGGTGTATTAGTTGTAGTAGGTGAAGATGGAAAAGTTGATTTAGTACGTGATGCATTAAATGCAAAACAAATTGACGAATTGCACCCAGATGCTACCAATGCTTTAACTGATATTACATGGACATCTGGAGACTATACAAACGGAGTTGAAATTCCAGCAAATGGATATGTACTTGTATTCAATGGTACAGATGCAAGAGCGTATGGTTCTGGATTAAGAACATATGATTTAGTCGTTGACATTAATATCGTAAAATAA